Proteins encoded by one window of Streptomyces sp. ALI-76-A:
- a CDS encoding VOC family protein has product MASAPVARLRSVVVDCPDPRALAEFYARIGGGTPEAEDDDWVVLRVPDGPRLAFQRAPGLTPPEWPRADRNAQQFHLDFDAGTTWEEMDAAEEQVLALGARVLDREDDVKKDFRVYADPAGHPFCLCRIDPL; this is encoded by the coding sequence ATGGCATCCGCACCCGTGGCCCGTCTGCGTTCCGTAGTCGTCGACTGTCCCGACCCGCGCGCGCTCGCCGAGTTCTACGCGCGGATCGGCGGCGGCACCCCCGAGGCCGAGGACGACGACTGGGTCGTCCTGCGGGTTCCGGACGGGCCGCGGCTGGCCTTCCAGCGGGCGCCCGGTCTCACCCCGCCGGAGTGGCCGCGCGCGGACCGCAACGCGCAGCAGTTCCACCTGGACTTCGACGCCGGGACGACCTGGGAGGAGATGGACGCGGCCGAGGAGCAGGTGCTGGCGCTCGGGGCCCGTGTCCTGGACCGGGAGGACGACGTGAAGAAGGACTTCCGGGTGTACGCCGACCCCGCGGGCCACCCCTTCTGCCTGTGCCGGATCGACCCGCTCTGA
- a CDS encoding dipeptidase → MADLQDELHTTTEVGEFGDDLPESLPEPASTAFPAKPYAAGPGTSRLDRARALLAEHPVADGYSGLPWALRHLPWYDLEMGESAVDTDVPRLREGHVGALLWSLHLPESLDGDRAVGATMEQLDLVRTVVRMHPEGLRLAHSAGQITDVRHCGRIAVLLGPAGAAAVGDSLGILRSLHALGLRLLTLTGVSWASEAGLTRFGEEMLREMNRLGVLADLSGASGETIRRVLAVSKAPVVCTRSAARALRPHPANLPDDLLAQLGAVKGLCMVPLTAEQTGATVRDVADHLDHVRALAGAECVGLSGTYDAGTAHPQELGDASCYPYLVAELLRRGWPEADIALLTWGNVHRVLRGADFAAHAAQQRREPSTATIAELDG, encoded by the coding sequence ATGGCAGACCTCCAGGACGAACTGCACACCACCACCGAGGTCGGCGAGTTCGGCGACGACCTGCCGGAGTCCCTCCCGGAGCCCGCCTCCACCGCCTTCCCGGCGAAGCCGTACGCCGCAGGCCCCGGCACCTCCCGTCTGGACCGCGCCCGCGCCCTGCTGGCCGAGCACCCCGTCGCCGACGGCTACAGCGGGCTCCCCTGGGCGCTGCGCCATCTGCCCTGGTACGACCTGGAGATGGGCGAGAGCGCCGTCGACACGGACGTGCCACGGCTGCGCGAGGGACATGTGGGCGCGCTGCTGTGGTCGCTGCACCTGCCCGAGAGCCTCGACGGCGACCGGGCCGTCGGCGCCACCATGGAGCAGCTGGACCTGGTGAGGACGGTCGTGCGCATGCACCCCGAGGGGCTGCGCCTCGCCCACTCCGCCGGACAGATCACCGACGTCCGCCACTGCGGCCGGATCGCCGTCCTGCTCGGCCCCGCCGGAGCCGCCGCCGTGGGCGACTCGCTCGGCATCCTGCGCTCCCTGCACGCGCTCGGCCTGCGCCTCCTCACCCTGACCGGGGTGTCCTGGGCGAGCGAGGCCGGACTCACCCGGTTCGGCGAGGAGATGCTGCGCGAGATGAACCGGCTCGGCGTGCTCGCCGACCTGTCCGGCGCCTCCGGGGAGACGATCCGCCGGGTGCTCGCGGTGTCCAAGGCGCCGGTGGTGTGCACCCGTTCCGCCGCCCGCGCCCTGCGCCCCCACCCGGCCAACCTCCCCGACGACCTGCTGGCCCAGCTGGGCGCCGTGAAGGGGCTGTGCATGGTGCCGTTGACCGCCGAGCAGACCGGCGCGACCGTCCGGGACGTCGCCGACCACCTCGACCACGTCCGCGCCCTCGCGGGCGCCGAGTGCGTGGGTCTGTCGGGTACGTACGACGCGGGTACCGCCCACCCGCAGGAACTCGGCGACGCCTCCTGCTACCCGTACCTCGTCGCGGAACTCCTCCGGCGCGGCTGGCCCGAAGCCGACATCGCCCTGCTGACGTGGGGAAACGTCCACCGGGTGCTGCGCGGCGCCGACTTCGCCGCCCACGCCGCCCAGCAGCGCCGGGAGCCGTCCACCGCGACCATCGCCGAGCTGGACGGCTGA
- a CDS encoding response regulator transcription factor, whose amino-acid sequence MNLQRPTPLRALVVTADRSVRPLISRLSELGFEVYAAGRGRFAIPVGRSTRPDLVVLDLDLPDDDGLETYDGLRAAEVRAPVLFLSGHDDPRAGAAVRQVMSGADGHVTKPFVPAEAVAHLQGLLERDLSDESRLLRHGSLTVDADRRAVWREGVRIELSDREFRLLGYLLENVGQVVTKQQILDRVWGAPFRTGTVETYVYYLRRKLGDADQSLIRTVRGVGYRLTRD is encoded by the coding sequence GTGAACCTTCAAAGACCAACCCCCCTCCGTGCCCTGGTCGTCACCGCCGACCGGTCCGTGCGTCCCCTGATCTCCCGGCTCAGCGAACTCGGCTTCGAGGTGTACGCGGCCGGCCGCGGCCGGTTCGCGATACCCGTCGGCCGCTCCACCCGGCCCGACCTCGTCGTCCTGGACCTGGACCTGCCGGACGACGACGGCCTGGAGACGTACGACGGACTGCGCGCGGCCGAGGTGCGCGCGCCGGTGCTGTTCCTCTCCGGCCACGACGACCCGCGGGCCGGGGCCGCGGTGCGCCAGGTGATGTCGGGCGCCGACGGGCACGTCACCAAGCCGTTCGTGCCCGCCGAAGCGGTCGCGCACCTCCAGGGCCTGCTGGAGCGGGATCTGTCCGACGAGAGCCGGCTGCTGCGCCACGGGAGTCTGACGGTGGACGCGGACCGCCGCGCGGTCTGGCGGGAGGGCGTCCGGATCGAGCTGTCGGACCGGGAGTTCCGGCTGCTCGGCTACCTGCTGGAGAACGTCGGCCAGGTGGTCACGAAGCAGCAGATCCTGGACCGCGTCTGGGGAGCCCCGTTCCGTACCGGGACCGTCGAGACGTACGTCTACTATCTGCGCCGCAAGCTGGGCGACGCCGACCAGTCACTGATCAGGACGGTCCGCGGCGTCGGCTACAGGCTCACCCGCGACTGA
- a CDS encoding dipeptidase, which produces MTSLEAARELLAEFPVADGHNDLPWALREQVRYDLDARDIAADQHAHLHTDIPRLRAGGVGAQYWSVYVRSDLPDPVPATLEQIDCVRQLLARHPEDLRAARTAADMEAARREGRIASLMGAEGGHSIAGSLGTLRMLYALGVRYLTLTHNDNVAWADSATDEPGVGGLSAFGRAVVREMNREGMLVDLSHVAASTMRDALDTSSAPVIFSHSSSRAVCDHPRNIPDDVLERLPANGGVAMVTFVPKFVLPEAVDWTAAADENMRAHGFHPLDTTAEAMRVHRAFEERTPRPVATAATVADHLDHMREVAGVDHLGIGGDYDGTAFTPDGLDDVSGYPHLIAELLDRGWSTSDLAKLTWQNAVRVLGAAEDVARDLQATRGPSNATIESLDG; this is translated from the coding sequence ATGACCTCGCTGGAGGCGGCCCGGGAACTCCTCGCCGAGTTCCCGGTCGCCGACGGGCACAACGACCTGCCCTGGGCGCTGCGCGAACAGGTCCGCTACGACCTCGACGCCCGCGACATCGCCGCCGACCAGCACGCCCACCTGCACACCGACATCCCCCGCCTGCGCGCGGGCGGGGTCGGCGCGCAGTACTGGTCGGTGTACGTCCGCTCGGACCTGCCCGACCCGGTCCCGGCGACGCTGGAACAGATCGACTGCGTACGGCAGTTGCTGGCACGCCACCCGGAGGACCTGCGTGCGGCGCGGACGGCGGCCGACATGGAGGCGGCGCGGCGTGAGGGCCGGATCGCCTCGCTCATGGGCGCGGAGGGCGGGCACTCCATCGCCGGCTCCCTCGGCACCCTGCGGATGCTGTACGCGCTCGGCGTGCGCTACCTCACGCTCACCCACAACGACAACGTGGCGTGGGCGGACTCCGCGACCGACGAGCCGGGCGTCGGCGGGCTGTCGGCCTTCGGCCGTGCGGTCGTGCGGGAGATGAACCGGGAGGGCATGCTGGTCGACCTGTCCCATGTGGCCGCCTCGACCATGCGGGACGCGCTGGACACCTCGTCGGCGCCGGTGATCTTCTCCCACTCCTCGTCCCGGGCGGTCTGCGACCACCCGCGCAACATCCCGGACGACGTCCTGGAGCGGCTGCCCGCGAACGGCGGCGTCGCGATGGTGACGTTCGTCCCGAAGTTCGTGCTCCCGGAGGCCGTGGACTGGACGGCCGCGGCCGACGAGAACATGCGGGCGCACGGCTTCCACCCCCTCGACACCACCGCCGAGGCGATGCGGGTGCACCGGGCCTTCGAGGAGCGCACTCCGCGTCCGGTCGCGACGGCGGCCACCGTGGCGGACCACCTCGACCACATGCGCGAGGTCGCCGGCGTCGACCACCTCGGCATCGGCGGCGACTACGACGGCACCGCCTTCACCCCCGACGGCCTCGACGACGTCTCCGGCTACCCCCACCTGATCGCCGAGCTCCTCGACCGCGGCTGGTCGACGTCCGACCTGGCCAAGCTGACCTGGCAGAACGCGGTACGGGTGCTGGGCGCGGCGGAGGACGTGGCGCGTGACCTCCAGGCCACGCGGGGTCCGTCCAACGCCACGATCGAGTCGCTCGACGGCTGA
- the purE gene encoding 5-(carboxyamino)imidazole ribonucleotide mutase, with protein MSPVVGIVMGSDSDWPVMEAAAQALDEFEIAYEVDVVSAHRMPREMVAYGEQADGRGLKVIIAGAGGAAHLPGMLASVTPLPVIGVPVPLKYLDGMDSLLSIVQMPAGVPVATVSVAGARNAGLLAARILATQDEELLTRMREFQQELNDQATEKGKRLRAKVDGAGNGFGFGK; from the coding sequence ATGAGCCCCGTTGTTGGCATCGTCATGGGTTCGGACTCCGACTGGCCCGTCATGGAGGCCGCCGCCCAGGCCCTGGACGAGTTCGAGATCGCCTACGAGGTCGACGTCGTCTCCGCGCACCGCATGCCGCGCGAGATGGTCGCCTACGGCGAGCAGGCCGACGGGCGCGGGCTGAAGGTGATCATCGCGGGCGCGGGCGGCGCGGCCCACCTGCCCGGCATGCTCGCCTCCGTGACGCCGCTGCCGGTGATCGGCGTGCCCGTGCCGCTGAAGTACCTGGACGGCATGGACTCGCTGCTGTCGATCGTGCAGATGCCGGCCGGCGTGCCCGTCGCCACCGTCTCCGTGGCCGGCGCCCGCAACGCCGGTCTGCTCGCGGCCCGCATCCTGGCCACCCAGGACGAGGAACTCCTCACGAGGATGCGGGAGTTCCAGCAGGAGCTGAACGACCAGGCCACCGAGAAGGGCAAGCGGCTGCGCGCCAAGGTCGACGGAGCGGGCAACGGCTTCGGCTTCGGGAAGTGA
- a CDS encoding 5-(carboxyamino)imidazole ribonucleotide synthase: MTFPVVGMVGGGQLARMTHEAGIPLGIRFKLLSDTPQDSAAQVVSDVVIGDYRDLDTLRDFARGCDVITFDHEHVPTEHLRALEAEGIPVRPGPDALVHAQDKGVMRARLAAIGVPCPRHRIVRDPADVAAFAAEGVAEGAAGDGFPVVLKTVRGGYDGKGVWVVRSAEEAAAPFRAGVPVLAEEKVDFVRELAADVVRSPHGQAVAYPVVESQQVNGVCDTVIAPAPGLDETLALKAEEMALTIAKELDVVGHLAVELFQTRDGRVLVNELAMRPHNSGHWSMDGAITSQFANHVRAVLDLPLGDPRPRAKWTVMVNVLGGDYPDMYSAYLHCMARDPQLKIHMYGKDVKPGRKVGHVNTYGDDLDDVLERARHAAGYLRGTITE, from the coding sequence GTGACGTTCCCGGTAGTCGGCATGGTCGGCGGGGGGCAGCTCGCTCGTATGACACACGAGGCGGGCATCCCGCTCGGCATCAGGTTCAAGCTTCTCAGTGACACCCCGCAGGATTCCGCGGCGCAGGTCGTGAGCGATGTCGTCATCGGCGACTACCGCGACCTCGACACGCTGCGTGACTTCGCGCGCGGGTGCGACGTGATCACCTTCGATCACGAACACGTACCCACCGAGCACCTCCGGGCGCTGGAGGCGGAGGGCATCCCCGTCCGCCCCGGCCCGGACGCGCTCGTGCACGCCCAGGACAAGGGCGTGATGCGGGCGAGGCTCGCCGCGATCGGCGTGCCGTGCCCACGGCACCGGATCGTGCGCGACCCTGCCGACGTGGCGGCCTTCGCCGCGGAGGGCGTGGCCGAAGGCGCCGCGGGCGACGGCTTCCCGGTCGTCCTCAAGACCGTCCGCGGCGGTTACGACGGCAAGGGCGTGTGGGTCGTCCGCTCCGCCGAGGAGGCCGCCGCGCCCTTCCGCGCCGGCGTGCCGGTCCTCGCCGAGGAGAAGGTCGACTTCGTCCGTGAGCTGGCCGCCGACGTGGTCCGTTCCCCGCACGGCCAGGCCGTCGCCTACCCCGTCGTGGAGTCCCAGCAGGTGAACGGCGTCTGCGACACCGTGATCGCGCCCGCCCCCGGCCTGGACGAAACCCTCGCGCTCAAGGCCGAGGAGATGGCCCTGACCATCGCCAAGGAACTGGACGTCGTCGGCCACCTCGCCGTCGAGCTGTTCCAGACCCGCGACGGCCGCGTCCTCGTCAACGAACTCGCGATGCGCCCGCACAACTCGGGCCACTGGTCGATGGACGGCGCGATCACCTCCCAGTTCGCCAACCACGTCCGCGCGGTCCTGGACCTCCCGCTCGGCGACCCGCGCCCGCGCGCGAAGTGGACCGTCATGGTCAACGTCCTCGGCGGGGACTACCCCGACATGTACTCGGCGTACCTGCACTGCATGGCCCGCGACCCCCAGCTCAAGATCCACATGTACGGCAAGGACGTGAAGCCCGGCCGCAAGGTGGGCCACGTCAACACCTACGGCGACGACCTGGACGACGTGCTGGAGCGCGCCCGTCACGCTGCCGGCTACCTGAGAGGCACGATCACCGAATGA
- a CDS encoding GtrA family protein gives MGRGSSGLPATPPPPRSAARQRVDRLVREAAKFGAVGGAGVLVNLLVFNLVRHTTDLPVVRASVIATVVAIVFNYIGFRYFTYRDRDKTRRTKELTLFLLFSAVGLVIENGVLYTATYGFGWDSPLQSNIFKFVGIGVATLFRFWSYRTWVFRALPVEDAVTGAGPFLAKETKKPRPRQRA, from the coding sequence ATGGGACGTGGTTCCTCGGGGCTCCCTGCGACGCCTCCACCGCCCCGCAGCGCGGCACGGCAGCGTGTCGACCGGCTCGTGCGTGAGGCCGCCAAGTTCGGCGCGGTGGGCGGGGCCGGCGTACTGGTCAACCTGCTCGTGTTCAACCTCGTACGGCACACGACCGACCTCCCGGTGGTCCGAGCCAGTGTGATCGCGACCGTCGTCGCCATCGTCTTCAACTACATCGGCTTCCGCTACTTCACCTACCGGGACCGCGACAAGACCCGTCGCACCAAGGAACTGACGCTGTTCCTGCTGTTCAGCGCGGTCGGCCTGGTGATCGAGAACGGCGTGCTCTACACGGCGACCTACGGCTTCGGCTGGGACAGCCCGCTACAGAGCAACATCTTCAAGTTCGTCGGCATCGGCGTCGCCACCCTGTTCCGCTTCTGGTCCTACCGCACCTGGGTGTTCCGGGCGCTGCCGGTCGAGGACGCGGTGACGGGCGCGGGGCCGTTCCTGGCGAAGGAGACGAAGAAGCCCCGGCCCCGGCAGCGCGCCTAG
- a CDS encoding ATP-binding protein — translation MRRRLIQSTLAVVLVVIAVFGVSLVIVETQTISNSAQERVNSEAQRLASIVDSRLLTSHTVDAQVLRDQVAPERYAEIRIPGARSIEVGTRPTGDVIQGRAQGEEGETVVVEEPRSSVTREVGRTLLIIGLVALLAVIAAVVLAIRQANRLASPLTDLAETAERLGSGDPRPRHKRYGVPELDRVADVLDASAERIARMLTAERRLAADASHQLRTPLTALSMRLEEITLTDDPDTVKEEANVALTQVERLTDVVERLLTNSRDPRTGSAVTFDLDEVIQQQLAEWRPAYRSAGRAIVSSGKRHLTAVGTPGAVAQVLAALIENSLMHGGGTVALRTRVTGNQAVIEVTDEGPGVPADLGARIFERAISGRNSTGIGLAVARDLAEADGGRLEMLQTQPPVFALFLSRTALRKAADEAGEPTVR, via the coding sequence GTGCGTCGCCGTCTCATCCAGTCCACCCTCGCCGTGGTGCTCGTCGTCATCGCCGTCTTCGGTGTCTCCCTCGTCATCGTCGAGACCCAGACCATCAGCAACAGCGCCCAGGAACGGGTCAACTCCGAGGCCCAGCGGCTGGCCAGCATCGTGGACAGCCGGCTGCTCACCTCGCACACCGTCGACGCGCAGGTCCTGCGCGACCAGGTGGCGCCGGAACGGTACGCCGAGATCCGGATCCCGGGGGCGCGCAGCATCGAGGTCGGCACCCGGCCGACCGGTGACGTGATCCAGGGCAGGGCCCAGGGCGAGGAGGGCGAGACCGTCGTCGTCGAGGAGCCGCGTTCCTCGGTGACCCGGGAGGTCGGCCGCACCCTGCTGATCATCGGGCTGGTGGCGCTGCTCGCGGTGATCGCGGCGGTGGTCCTCGCGATCCGCCAGGCCAACCGGCTCGCCTCCCCGCTCACCGACCTCGCCGAGACCGCCGAACGCCTCGGCTCGGGCGACCCCCGCCCCCGGCACAAGCGGTACGGCGTCCCCGAGCTGGACCGGGTCGCCGACGTCCTGGACGCCTCCGCCGAACGCATCGCCCGGATGCTCACCGCCGAGCGGCGGCTGGCCGCCGACGCCTCCCACCAGCTCCGTACGCCGCTGACCGCGCTGTCGATGCGGCTGGAGGAGATCACCCTCACCGACGACCCGGACACGGTGAAGGAGGAGGCGAACGTCGCGCTCACCCAGGTGGAACGCCTCACCGACGTGGTCGAGCGGCTGCTCACCAACTCCCGCGACCCGCGCACCGGCTCCGCCGTCACCTTCGACCTCGACGAGGTCATCCAGCAGCAGCTCGCCGAGTGGCGGCCCGCCTACCGCAGCGCCGGCCGGGCGATCGTCAGCTCCGGCAAGCGGCACCTGACGGCGGTGGGGACACCGGGCGCGGTCGCGCAGGTGCTGGCCGCGCTGATCGAGAACTCCCTCATGCACGGCGGCGGCACGGTCGCGCTGCGCACCCGGGTCACCGGGAACCAGGCGGTCATCGAGGTCACGGACGAGGGGCCCGGGGTGCCCGCCGACCTCGGGGCGCGGATCTTCGAGCGGGCCATCAGCGGCCGCAACTCCACCGGCATCGGCCTGGCGGTGGCCCGGGACCTCGCGGAGGCCGACGGGGGCCGCCTGGAGATGCTCCAGACCCAGCCCCCCGTGTTCGCCCTGTTCCTGTCCCGTACGGCACTCAGGAAAGCGGCGGACGAAGCCGGCGAGCCGACGGTCCGCTGA
- a CDS encoding response regulator transcription factor: MTRVLLAEDDASISEPLARALRREGYEVEVREDGPTALDAGTQGGIDLVVLDLGLPGMDGLEVARRLRAEGLTVPILILTARADEVDTVVGLDAGADDYVTKPFRLAELLARVRALLRRGATEPQQPPATHGVRIDVESHRAWMGEEELQLTAKEFDLLRVLVRDAGRVVTRDQLMREVWDTTWWSSTKTLDMHISWLRKKLGDDAANPRYIATVRGVGFRFEKS, translated from the coding sequence ATGACCCGTGTACTGCTCGCCGAGGACGATGCGTCCATCTCGGAGCCGCTGGCCCGCGCCCTGCGTCGGGAAGGGTACGAGGTCGAGGTGCGTGAGGACGGCCCCACCGCGCTCGACGCCGGAACGCAGGGCGGCATCGACCTGGTCGTGCTCGACCTGGGTCTGCCCGGCATGGACGGCCTGGAGGTGGCCCGTCGGCTGCGTGCCGAGGGCCTCACCGTCCCGATCCTCATCCTGACCGCGCGCGCCGACGAGGTGGACACCGTCGTCGGTCTCGACGCGGGCGCCGACGACTACGTCACCAAGCCCTTCCGCCTCGCCGAGCTGCTCGCCCGGGTCCGGGCCCTGCTGCGGCGCGGTGCCACGGAGCCGCAGCAGCCGCCCGCGACGCACGGGGTGCGCATCGACGTCGAGTCGCACCGCGCGTGGATGGGCGAGGAGGAGCTCCAGCTCACCGCCAAGGAGTTCGACCTGCTGCGGGTCCTGGTGCGCGACGCGGGCCGGGTCGTCACCCGCGACCAGCTGATGCGCGAGGTGTGGGACACGACGTGGTGGTCCTCGACCAAGACGCTCGACATGCACATCTCGTGGCTGCGGAAGAAGCTCGGCGACGACGCGGCCAATCCCCGGTACATCGCCACGGTGCGGGGCGTCGGGTTCCGCTTCGAGAAGAGCTAG